The following is a genomic window from Adhaeribacter radiodurans.
CAGTAAAAGGTAAAAGCGAACTGTTAGAATATGATTACAACACAAAGACTTTATAGTAATTAAGGCAATCACTTTGTCGGAAATATAACAAAAGCCAGAAAACACCTCGAGATAAACCACCTCTACTTCCTGGAATTGGGCATCTTTTCGGGGTAGTTTTCTAGCATTTTTACAGGATAAGTAAAAATCATCCTATACTTTCCCTATTCACTCTATGTAGGAACAAGGCCGGTACTTGCCCCTACATAGAGCTCTGTTAAAAAAAATAGAATATTAGGGAATTAGTTGCTCTTGCCGGAGTTGCTCAAATAAGTCAAAAAAAGACTCTCGGGTATCTTGGTAAGCTGTGAAGCCAAATTTCCGGCTTTTGGACATATCGGTCATTACCTCTATGGGACGGCCCAGGTCTAGATCGGTATGCCAGGCGGAAGCTAATCGGTCCAGGTCTGGTTCTTTCAAGTGATATTTGGCCGCCATCTCTTTCCAAAGCGGACCATCGTTCGCTAGTTCGGCCTCCAGCGGGTGAATAGTACCATCAAAGCCAACTGCTTCTACCCCAAACCAATTGGCCAGTTTGTACCAAAGCCAGTTCCAGCGGAATACCTCGCCGTTGGTGATATTGAAGGCCTGATTACGGGCGGCTTCACTAGTAGCGGCCCAGATTAACTGTTCGGCCAGGATACGGGCATCGGTTACATCCGACAGCCCGTTCCATTGGGCCCCAGATCCGGGAAAACGGAACGGCCGGCCAGTTTCTTTACAGATACTGGCATAAACGGCTAAGGTAGTGCCCATATTCATCATATTTCCTACTGCTTTGCCAATCACCGTATGCGGGCGATGGATGCTCCAGGTAAAACCATCGCGCTCAGCGGCAGCATACACTTCGTCTTCCTGGGCGTAGTAAAAGTTTTCAATTCCCAACCGCGGATGTTCCTCTCGTACGGGCGTTAAGGGTAAGGTGCCGGCTTTCGCGTAAGCTTCGAATGGTCCTAAATAATGTTTAAGCCCCGTTACCAGAGCTACGTGCTGCACAAATTTCTTGGGGGAGAGTGCATCCAGCAGATTACGCACCATTAAGCTGTTGACGCGGATGTTTTCTGCTTCGGTCTGCTGGCGCATCCAAGTGGTAATAAAAACGTGCGTGGGAGAAATGTCCGCCAGTGCCGAAGCTAGACTAGCAGCATTTAACAAATCGGCTGCTAGGGGTATTAAGTTGTTTATTTCGGTATTCGGGTTCCGGGCCAGACCATAGGTGGTCCATCCTTGGGCGATTAGCTTCCCGGCCAGGTTACTGCCGGTAATACCACTAGCACCCACTACTAATGCTATCTTTTCCATATGTTAATTGAGCGTTTTTTCGGTGATTTTGTTTTAACAAATTCCCAAAAATTAAAAATTACCCTACAAACCCGGATACAAAACATT
Proteins encoded in this region:
- a CDS encoding SDR family oxidoreductase, with product MEKIALVVGASGITGSNLAGKLIAQGWTTYGLARNPNTEINNLIPLAADLLNAASLASALADISPTHVFITTWMRQQTEAENIRVNSLMVRNLLDALSPKKFVQHVALVTGLKHYLGPFEAYAKAGTLPLTPVREEHPRLGIENFYYAQEDEVYAAAERDGFTWSIHRPHTVIGKAVGNMMNMGTTLAVYASICKETGRPFRFPGSGAQWNGLSDVTDARILAEQLIWAATSEAARNQAFNITNGEVFRWNWLWYKLANWFGVEAVGFDGTIHPLEAELANDGPLWKEMAAKYHLKEPDLDRLASAWHTDLDLGRPIEVMTDMSKSRKFGFTAYQDTRESFFDLFEQLRQEQLIP